A section of the Rhipicephalus sanguineus isolate Rsan-2018 chromosome 11, BIME_Rsan_1.4, whole genome shotgun sequence genome encodes:
- the LOC125756150 gene encoding serpin B9-like: MKKTKKGKKLPSTSSRHLQVETTSTANKTNPDTAESAVPTSSSELETLGSRSRRAAVRKAKLPQNENDINGAMLQFAVDVYLELRAATGAATGTPSNLLFSPVAVQTVMATMMALSGGRTAEQLAEALHLHNIQDEDFKVALLEHIAAQQLLSCTLQKRLHPLQLMLSPNNDLHLPCGHLLFYVLTTAQLYMQRRAYKLTGLAGGFSYFCFNNKTQLITGSHVVPSTAPGTPLRTVTDSLLVEHQHADFALVTIMYQRGRFPTADCDDELDATALELRYRRYKKSMVIILPRKRDGLTALETALTGPRLESCLDRLQDRGSVDVKLPKFAVKQTFDLKDVLPGLGVLDLFVPGVADLSCLASDEAEPSGFAEGGPHLSLAVQCASLQTKEKGHKVGPWDDPEASLTFTVDHPFMFVVLSRAPDAILLIGSVREVCLPYI, encoded by the exons ATGAAGAAAACCAAGAAAGGCAAGAAACTGCCGTCGACTTCCTCCCGTCACCTGCAAGTGGAAACGACCTCGACAGCCAACAAGACCAATCCAGACACTGCTGAGTCCGCCGTTCCGACCTCTTCGTCAGAGCTAGAGACGCTAGGTTCCCGCAGTCGGCGTGCAGCTGTCCGCAAAGCAAA GTTACCGCAAAACGAAAACGACATCAACGGCGCCATGCTCCAGTTCGCCGTGGATGTGTACCTAGAGCTGAGAGCAGCCACCGGGGCCGCCACTGGAACCCCGTCCAACCTGCTTTTCTCTCCCGTGGCCGTGCAGACCGTGATGGCCACGATGATGGCTCTCTCGGGCGGGCGCACTGCCGAGCAACTGgccgaagcactgcacctgcacAACATCCAAGACGAAGATTTCAAGGTGGCCCTCCTTGAACACATCGCTGCGCAGCAATTGCTTTCCTGCACTCTACAAAAGCGTTTGCACCCGCTGCAGTTAATGTTGTCCCCGAACAATGACCTTCACCTGCCGTGCGGGCATCTTCTTTTTTACGTACTCACTACGGCGCAA CTGTACATGCAGCGTCGCGCGTACAAGCTCACCGGCCTGGCGGGAGGCTTCAGCTACTTCTGCTTCAACAACAAGACGCAGCTCATCACGGGCAGTCACGTGGTCCCTAGTACCGCTCCGGGCACTCCTCTACGCACGGTCACTGACTCCCTGCTTGTGGAGCACCAGCACGCCGATTTCGCACTAG TGACCATCATGTATCAACGGGGTCGCTTCCCAACGGCCGACTGCGATGACGAACTGGACGCGACGGCCCTAGAGCTCAGATACCGGCGCTACAAGAAGTCCATGGTGATCATTCTGCCGCGCAAACGCGACGGACTGACCGCCCTGGAAACGGCGCTGACGGGACCCCGGCTGGAGAGCTGTCTGGACCGCCTCCAAGACCGAGGGAGCGTCGACGTCAAGCTGCCCAAGTTCGCCGTCAAACAGACGTTCGACCTCAAGGACGTGCTGCCCGGGTTGGGAGTCTTGGACTTGTTTGTGCCGGGCGTTGCCGACCTGTCGTGCTTAGCGTCGGACGAAGCCGAGCCTTCGGGTTTCGCCGAAGGGGGACCCCACCTTTCGCTTGCCGTCCAATGCGCCTCCTTGCAGACCAAGGAAAAAGGCCACAAGGTTGGCCCGTGGGACGATCCGGAGGCTAGCCTGACGTTCACTGTTGATCACCCGTTCATGTTCGTAGTTCTTAGCAGGGCTCCTGATGCGATACTCCTCATCGGATCGGTGAGGGAAGTTTGCCTTCCCTACATTTAG